From the Acidovorax sp. NCPPB 3576 genome, the window AAGCGGCGGTGAGGCCCAGCAGCACGACGAAGCCGAAGACCATGCGGCGCTGCTGCGCGGTGAATTCGAGGGGGCTGCCGGCCACCAGGGTGTGGCCGTAGAAGTATTGCGCGGTGCGCCGCCGTGCCCACGGCGTGTACAGGCCGAGCGTGAGGATGCCCAGCAGCACGTTCACGATCCACACCCGGAAGTATTCGCCGCCGCTGCCGGTGAAGACCAGGCCGTGCGGTTCGATGCCGTGCGATGTGAAGGAAGAAGACACCCGGCTGTCGCCGGGCGGGGTGGTCATGTCCATGGGCTGCGCTCCTCAGTGCCGCGGAGTGTAGCTCAGCCCTTTTGCGCCGGGTGGCCTGTCCATCGGGCTGTAGCGCAATACCAACTTGCGGTGGCAGCTATTGTTTTTGTAGCGATTTTTTGCGGCAGGCCGTGTCGCGGACCGTGCCGCCGTTCGCGCGGCGAAGCCGCCGCCGTCAGAACTTTTCCCAGGGCTGCAGGTAGCGCCACTGGCCCTCGGGCACCTTGGCCAGCGGTACGCGGCCGATGCGGATGCGTTTGATGGCCACGACCGACAGGCCCACGGCCTCGCACATGGCCGGGATCTGCCCGGGGCGGATGCCCTTGAGCGCAAAGCGCAGGCGCGTCTCGTTTTGCCAGCTCACCTTGATGGGCGGCAGCGGGCGGCCGTTGAAGCTCAGGCCGTGGCAGAGCTTCTTCAGGCCGCTGTCCGACAGCGTGCCCTGCACCTCGACGATGCATTCCTGCTCCAGCGATTCGATGTCCTCGGCCAGCTTGCGGGCGATGCGCGCATCCTGCGTGTACACGACCAGGCCGCTCGCGGGCGTGGGCAGCGGGGTGAAGCATTCGAGCGACCGGAAGTGCCGCTGCAGCACCCGCGTGCCGCTGGCGTCGTCGGCCGTGTGCGAGGCGGGGCCGAGCAGGGTGAGCGCCGAGGGCTCGCCCTGGCTGCGGCTGCCGTGGCTGCCATGGACCTCTTGGTTCCTTTGGCCTTTGGGGCCGCCCTGGCCTGGCTGCGCCGCGCCGCCGGGGCCCGGCGGGGCGCCCAGGCCCGCCTCGTAGCCCACGGGCTTGTGCAGCAGCAGCGTCACCGGGGTCAGCTCCATCAGGTTGGCGTCCTTGTCCATGGCCACCGTCTGGTGCGGCGAGACGCGCGCGCCGGGTGCCTCGACCACGCGGCCGTCCACGCTGACCCAGCCGCCCTCGATGTATTGCTCGGCCGTGCTGCGCGAGCAGCCCAGTTGTTCGGCCACGCGTTTGGCGAGGCGGATGTGTTCACGGGTGGGATCAGACATGGCCGGTTTCCAGGAAAAGGTTCAGTGCGCGGATGCGCTCGACATGGGCCAGCAGCGAGCGCTGGGCCACCGGCCACATGCGCTCGGGCACATCGCCGTAGGCGTGGCGCACCCAGTCGTCCGGGCTGCCATCGGGAAAGGCCTGCATGGCGGCCAGCACCTTGGCCTCGCGCGCCAGGCGGTGGGCCTTGAGGCCGGTGATGGCGCCGCGCGCATCGCCCAGCACGTAGCCGTGCGCGGGCAGGATGAACTGCACGCCATGCCGCTCGCACAGCGCATCGAGCCGGTCGAGCGAATCGAGGTAGTCGGCCATGTTGCCGTCCGGCGGGTCCACCACCGTGGTGCTGCCGTTCAGGATGTGGTCGCCGCTGAAAAGCAGGCCGTCTTCGACCAGCAGCAGGCACAGGTGGTTGGCCGCGTGGCCGGGGGTGTGCACCACCTCCAGTGTGTGCGTCGCGCCCTCGGGCGACGGGCCGGCCAGCACCAGCCGCTCGCCATGCGCCAGCGCGCGCTCGGGCACGAAGTGGCTGGCCGCGCGCGCCGTGGGCGCCGACGGCAGGCCCAGGATGGGTGGCGCCGCGCGGCCATGGGCGGCCACCCGGGCCTGCAGCGGCAGTGCGCCGGGGGAATGGTCGGGGTGCGAATGCGTGCACACGATCATGCGGATGTCGCCGCCGGCCGCACGCCACAGGCGTTCCAGGTGCTCGGCATCCTGCGGGCCGGGATCGATGGCGATGAACCCCGTGACCGGATCGCCCACCAGGTAGCTGTTGGTGCCCGGGC encodes:
- a CDS encoding rRNA pseudouridine synthase, whose product is MSDPTREHIRLAKRVAEQLGCSRSTAEQYIEGGWVSVDGRVVEAPGARVSPHQTVAMDKDANLMELTPVTLLLHKPVGYEAGLGAPPGPGGAAQPGQGGPKGQRNQEVHGSHGSRSQGEPSALTLLGPASHTADDASGTRVLQRHFRSLECFTPLPTPASGLVVYTQDARIARKLAEDIESLEQECIVEVQGTLSDSGLKKLCHGLSFNGRPLPPIKVSWQNETRLRFALKGIRPGQIPAMCEAVGLSVVAIKRIRIGRVPLAKVPEGQWRYLQPWEKF